The Lewinellaceae bacterium genome has a segment encoding these proteins:
- a CDS encoding zinc-dependent metalloprotease, whose protein sequence is MPSFVVAQDEPKKEEEKKEKKHPYDELITDKAVSQKGLFDIHKVEGKYYFELSDDILEEEILVVSRISGHVKNLNFGGAGMRSRPQQVIRWQKKDNKILLRSVSYNSVADFEKPVYQSVKNNNFEPVIEVFDIKAISKDSTSYVIEVTPFFSDDVEMIGALSSSERKDFEISGLDKTRSFVEYMKAFPDNVEVRHVLTYKGKKLPDNQITQTLSVGMNQSFVRLPAKPMIPRYYDARVGYFSFQQIDYGSEEQRAATRRYITKWRLEPKDPAAYFRGEIVEPVKPIIYYIDPATPKKWIPYLIQGINDWQPSFEKAGFKNAIMGMEAPTKEENPDWSPEDVRYSVLRYVTTDIQNAMGPHVHDPRTGEIIESDIIWYHNVMSLLRNWFMMQTAACNPAARGVDFDDEVMGQLIRFVAAHEVGHTLGLPHNMGSSVAYPVDSLRSKTFTATHGTAPSIMDYARFNYIAQPEDGVTNFYPGIGTYDDWAIYYGYKLLPNVEKPDDEAATLNQWVKEKAGNPEYRYGQQRGNPDDPSSQTEDLGDDAVYASQMGINNLKRILPELIKWSKQEGKDYDQLSEMYENVYSQLGRYMRHVRTNVGGVYEFRKTADEEGVVFTPVPAKRQREAVRFINDQLFRTPSWLIDRDILQRIGGASIIDRINGLQKSTLNGLFEADRMKRLIEGEAMDKNSYKLTDLFSEVQNGIWSELSTPGPVDVYRRNLQKAHVEMLFKLLEDDKGNSDATDIKSVAKGSLMKLRTNLAKNGKKVSDESTKFHYLDMLSRIDQALDLED, encoded by the coding sequence CTGCCCAGTTTCGTGGTCGCCCAGGACGAGCCTAAAAAAGAAGAAGAAAAGAAAGAGAAAAAACACCCCTACGATGAACTGATAACGGACAAAGCCGTCAGCCAGAAAGGATTGTTCGATATTCATAAAGTCGAAGGGAAATATTACTTCGAACTTTCTGACGATATCCTGGAAGAAGAAATACTTGTAGTGAGCCGCATCTCCGGCCATGTCAAAAACCTGAATTTCGGTGGCGCCGGGATGCGTTCCAGGCCACAGCAGGTGATCCGCTGGCAAAAAAAAGACAACAAAATCCTTTTGAGGTCGGTGTCGTACAATAGTGTGGCAGACTTTGAAAAACCAGTTTACCAATCGGTGAAAAACAATAATTTCGAACCGGTAATCGAGGTATTTGACATCAAAGCCATCTCCAAAGACAGCACTTCCTATGTGATCGAAGTAACACCTTTTTTTAGTGATGATGTGGAAATGATCGGTGCACTATCGAGTTCGGAACGAAAAGATTTTGAGATCAGCGGACTCGATAAAACCAGAAGTTTTGTCGAATACATGAAAGCCTTTCCCGACAATGTAGAGGTGCGCCACGTGTTGACTTACAAAGGCAAAAAATTACCGGATAACCAGATTACACAAACCTTGTCCGTTGGCATGAACCAGTCTTTCGTGCGCCTGCCGGCAAAACCTATGATCCCCAGATATTACGATGCCCGGGTGGGATACTTCTCCTTTCAGCAAATCGATTACGGATCAGAAGAGCAAAGGGCCGCCACCCGCCGATACATCACCAAATGGCGCCTGGAGCCAAAAGATCCGGCAGCTTATTTTCGTGGAGAAATCGTGGAACCGGTTAAACCCATCATCTATTACATCGATCCGGCTACCCCGAAAAAATGGATTCCTTACCTGATCCAGGGGATCAACGACTGGCAACCCAGCTTTGAAAAGGCAGGTTTTAAAAATGCCATCATGGGCATGGAGGCCCCTACCAAAGAAGAAAATCCTGACTGGAGTCCGGAAGATGTCCGGTACTCTGTATTACGATACGTCACTACCGACATCCAAAATGCCATGGGCCCACACGTACATGACCCCCGGACCGGTGAGATCATCGAAAGTGATATCATCTGGTATCACAATGTGATGAGTTTGTTGCGCAACTGGTTTATGATGCAAACAGCGGCCTGTAACCCGGCTGCCCGGGGAGTCGACTTTGACGATGAGGTAATGGGACAACTGATCCGGTTTGTAGCGGCACATGAAGTGGGACACACCCTCGGATTGCCTCACAATATGGGTTCTTCCGTTGCTTATCCTGTTGATTCTTTGCGCAGCAAGACTTTCACCGCTACCCACGGCACGGCACCTTCTATCATGGATTATGCCCGTTTTAACTACATAGCCCAGCCGGAAGACGGGGTCACCAATTTTTATCCCGGCATCGGAACTTATGATGACTGGGCCATCTATTACGGTTATAAACTTCTGCCCAATGTGGAAAAACCGGATGACGAGGCGGCTACCCTCAACCAATGGGTAAAAGAAAAAGCAGGGAATCCGGAATACCGTTACGGACAACAGCGGGGTAACCCTGATGATCCAAGTTCACAGACGGAAGATCTCGGCGATGATGCGGTTTACGCCAGCCAAATGGGGATCAACAATTTAAAACGTATCCTGCCCGAACTGATAAAATGGTCGAAGCAGGAAGGCAAGGATTACGATCAGCTCAGCGAGATGTACGAAAATGTTTACAGCCAGTTGGGCCGGTACATGCGCCATGTTAGAACCAATGTCGGCGGTGTGTATGAATTCCGGAAAACCGCCGATGAAGAAGGCGTTGTCTTTACTCCAGTACCCGCCAAACGGCAAAGGGAGGCCGTAAGGTTCATCAACGATCAACTTTTCCGCACTCCGAGTTGGCTCATTGACCGGGATATCCTGCAACGCATCGGCGGAGCAAGCATTATCGACCGAATTAACGGCCTGCAAAAGTCAACGCTGAACGGACTTTTTGAAGCCGACCGTATGAAGCGATTGATCGAAGGAGAAGCCATGGACAAAAACAGCTATAAACTGACCGACTTATTTTCGGAGGTTCAAAATGGCATCTGGTCAGAACTGAGCACCCCCGGGCCAGTGGATGTCTATCGCCGTAACCTGCAAAAAGCTCATGTGGAAATGCTTTTTAAATTACTCGAAGACGACAAAGGCAATAGCGATGCCACCGATATAAAATCCGTGGCCAAAGGTTCCCTGATGAAGCTGAGGACCAACCTGGCGAAAAACGGCAAAAAGGTATCGGATGAATCGACAAAATTCCATTATCTGGATATGCTTTCCAGGATTGATCAGGCTTTAGATCTGGAAGACTAG
- a CDS encoding DUF86 domain-containing protein encodes MSKRSDKFLLEDIIESIDKIQKYTKNLSKDDFKEDDMRLDAVVRNFEIIGEAANRLSHEIQKEYQTVQWKRIIGFRNRIVHEYFGIDIEILWSIIENNLEDLKMKISEIIEGNQ; translated from the coding sequence ATGTCTAAACGTTCTGATAAATTTTTACTTGAGGATATTATTGAAAGCATCGATAAGATCCAAAAATATACAAAGAACCTCTCGAAAGATGATTTTAAGGAAGATGACATGAGATTAGATGCGGTGGTGAGGAATTTTGAAATAATCGGAGAAGCCGCCAATAGATTATCTCATGAAATTCAAAAAGAATACCAAACTGTTCAATGGAAAAGGATAATTGGCTTTCGAAATCGTATTGTACATGAATATTTTGGGATAGATATCGAAATTCTTTGGTCAATTATTGAAAACAATCTGGAGGATCTCAAAATGAAAATATCCGAAATAATCGAAGGCAATCAATAA
- a CDS encoding carbon-nitrogen hydrolase family protein — MSDSNKKIKVGIVQATPVLFDAQKTVEKTGRLIAEAAEKGCGLLVFPESFIPGYPRGLSFDTVVGRRGEAGRALWHQFAENSITIGDEYCRQISDFVRQAGLFLVLGVTERDAVSGTLYCSILYFDNNGTLLGKHRKLKPTGTERILWGEGDGTTLKVLNTDFGKLGGLICWENLMPLARMALYEQGVQIYVAPTADARDTWQSTLVHIAREGRCYVIGCNQFVTKKDYPAHLQEEIQNEPEIMCRGGSVLISPLGEVLAGPVYNEETILIAELDMDVVAKSKFDFDVIGHYARNDVFEFKRKAF; from the coding sequence ATTTCCGATTCAAACAAAAAAATAAAAGTGGGCATTGTCCAGGCCACTCCCGTATTATTTGATGCACAAAAAACGGTGGAGAAAACCGGAAGGCTGATTGCTGAAGCTGCTGAAAAAGGTTGCGGTTTACTGGTATTTCCGGAATCCTTTATCCCGGGATACCCAAGGGGTTTGTCATTCGATACCGTGGTCGGCAGGCGCGGGGAAGCGGGGAGAGCTCTTTGGCATCAATTTGCAGAAAACAGCATCACTATCGGAGATGAATATTGCCGGCAGATCAGTGATTTTGTCAGGCAGGCAGGCTTGTTCCTTGTCTTGGGCGTTACGGAGCGGGATGCAGTTAGCGGTACGCTCTATTGCTCCATCCTCTATTTTGACAATAACGGAACCCTCCTCGGCAAACACCGTAAACTGAAACCCACCGGCACCGAGCGCATTCTTTGGGGAGAAGGCGACGGCACTACCCTCAAGGTACTGAACACCGATTTTGGTAAACTTGGCGGACTGATCTGCTGGGAGAACCTGATGCCGCTGGCGCGAATGGCGTTGTATGAGCAGGGCGTTCAAATATACGTGGCCCCAACAGCTGATGCGAGAGATACCTGGCAATCGACCCTTGTGCATATTGCCCGTGAAGGGCGCTGTTATGTGATCGGGTGTAACCAGTTTGTCACTAAAAAAGATTATCCGGCCCATTTGCAGGAAGAGATTCAAAATGAACCGGAAATTATGTGTCGCGGAGGCAGTGTTCTGATTTCTCCTTTGGGAGAAGTTTTGGCCGGTCCGGTTTATAATGAAGAAACCATCCTCATCGCTGAATTGGACATGGATGTCGTTGCCAAAAGTAAATTCGATTTTGATGTGATCGGGCATTATGCACGGAACGATGTTTTTGAATTTAAAAGGAAAGCGTTTTGA
- a CDS encoding nucleotidyltransferase family protein, with amino-acid sequence MDVTNKIYKQEFIDQLRKNKTRLFKKYSIKELAIFGSVSRNDFNETSDIDILVDFNRNIGIEFIDLAEELEAILHKKVDLVSRNGVKEKYYQFIKPDLEYV; translated from the coding sequence ATGGATGTAACGAATAAAATATATAAACAAGAATTTATTGATCAACTTAGAAAAAACAAAACTAGGTTGTTCAAAAAATATAGCATCAAGGAATTGGCAATTTTTGGTTCTGTGAGTCGTAACGATTTTAATGAAACCAGTGATATTGACATATTGGTTGATTTCAATCGAAATATCGGCATAGAATTTATTGACCTTGCAGAAGAATTAGAGGCCATTTTACATAAAAAAGTAGATTTAGTTTCCAGGAATGGAGTAAAAGAAAAATACTATCAATTCATAAAACCGGATTTAGAGTATGTCTAA
- a CDS encoding gliding motility-associated C-terminal domain-containing protein → MRLKQLTIGLWLWWSLTQLSAQVPFTCQGQYFLSLSPTVTSNSGLYLVEIDPVSGNTVFNTITTSVGATVNAMGYRSTDNFIYGVNPQTLTLYRVGADGIAQNLGVPQGIITNGFAYYAGDVTPDGNYLVLLGQATANNISGYLAFVDLTDPDYQVTSLSLINPLSGIYDIAFDPYTGELYGFSTGDARLVKIDPATATITSGFPMQPQVNQLGAIFFDVSGNLFGYGAINGQPTLVSINKNTGIMTSVANGPPSGGEDGCSCPYTIELKKTVSTDIALPCTEVIYTFVIFNGSGILQTGLQLTDILPENFTVLEILSNPFGGIETISGHAFDINNMSVPPGIDSIHVLVEIGQNALGLYQNQAVLTGLPSSLGDFTYSDYPNTLITPDSTPIQINPLDITFIEEEYMICPGDFEVIDASLYGVTYLWEDGTDVPIRVLDTPGDYSVTVTSGCDQVVANIIVTTELVYSYLEEQYYLCEGIPILLDVNSFGNIIQWEDGAVSPQREIEAAGTYAVTVYDGCEVTVIDYEVLSEDFFVNILPEFIQIELGSFTPLNAIFSAEGAMVSFEWIDPLSNSLSCYDCLSPISSPFDDVEYTLIMSVENGCIYQDSVVVEVKKDRAIYIPNAISPNGDGVNEYFYVQSKRNNVVVNKMSIFDRWGNLVFKTENVPVNQERSGWDAKFKGEPVQSGVFVYLVELEFIDGFVLMKQGDVTVIR, encoded by the coding sequence ATGCGATTAAAACAATTGACCATCGGTTTGTGGTTGTGGTGGAGTTTAACCCAACTTTCTGCCCAGGTGCCCTTTACCTGCCAGGGTCAGTATTTTCTCAGTTTATCCCCAACGGTGACCAGTAATTCAGGACTTTACCTGGTGGAAATCGATCCGGTTTCGGGCAATACTGTTTTTAACACGATAACCACCTCGGTGGGCGCTACAGTCAATGCAATGGGGTATCGAAGTACCGATAATTTCATCTATGGAGTCAATCCTCAAACATTGACTCTCTATCGGGTCGGGGCTGATGGGATTGCTCAAAATCTTGGGGTTCCCCAGGGGATTATTACCAACGGGTTCGCCTATTATGCCGGGGATGTTACGCCGGATGGGAATTATCTCGTTCTACTCGGGCAGGCTACCGCCAATAATATTTCCGGGTACCTGGCCTTTGTGGACCTCACCGATCCCGATTATCAAGTGACTTCTTTGAGTCTGATCAACCCTCTTTCCGGGATATATGACATTGCCTTTGATCCATACACCGGAGAATTGTACGGTTTTAGTACTGGTGATGCCAGGTTGGTGAAAATCGATCCGGCTACGGCCACCATTACAAGCGGATTCCCGATGCAACCCCAGGTAAACCAGCTTGGTGCTATTTTTTTTGATGTGTCGGGCAATTTGTTTGGTTATGGCGCCATCAACGGACAACCCACTTTGGTGTCGATCAATAAAAATACAGGCATCATGACCTCGGTGGCGAATGGCCCCCCTTCCGGTGGGGAAGACGGTTGTTCCTGTCCTTATACCATTGAACTGAAAAAAACCGTTTCGACCGATATTGCCTTGCCCTGCACTGAAGTGATCTATACCTTCGTGATATTCAATGGTTCGGGCATTCTGCAAACCGGCCTTCAGCTGACGGATATCCTGCCGGAAAATTTTACCGTACTGGAGATCCTTTCCAATCCTTTTGGAGGCATTGAAACGATCAGCGGACATGCTTTTGATATCAATAATATGAGTGTGCCTCCTGGAATAGACAGCATCCATGTTTTGGTTGAAATTGGTCAGAATGCCCTGGGATTGTATCAGAACCAGGCTGTATTGACCGGACTGCCCTCGTCGTTGGGTGATTTTACCTATTCCGACTACCCAAACACACTTATCACTCCGGACAGTACGCCCATACAGATTAACCCACTCGACATCACTTTTATTGAAGAGGAGTACATGATTTGTCCCGGAGATTTTGAAGTGATCGATGCCAGTTTGTACGGGGTGACTTACTTGTGGGAAGATGGTACAGATGTGCCTATCCGGGTATTGGATACGCCCGGGGATTATTCCGTTACCGTTACCTCCGGTTGTGACCAGGTGGTAGCGAATATTATAGTAACCACGGAGCTCGTTTATTCCTATCTGGAAGAGCAATATTACCTTTGCGAAGGAATCCCTATCCTGCTAGACGTAAATTCTTTTGGAAATATTATTCAGTGGGAAGACGGGGCTGTTTCACCACAGCGAGAGATCGAAGCTGCTGGAACCTATGCGGTAACGGTTTACGACGGTTGTGAAGTGACGGTCATTGATTATGAAGTTTTATCGGAAGATTTTTTTGTAAATATCCTTCCTGAATTCATTCAAATTGAACTGGGATCGTTCACCCCTTTAAACGCTATATTTTCAGCGGAAGGGGCAATGGTAAGCTTTGAATGGATCGATCCATTGAGTAACAGCTTGTCCTGTTATGATTGCCTTTCCCCCATTTCAAGCCCCTTTGATGATGTGGAATATACTTTGATCATGTCGGTGGAAAACGGATGTATTTACCAGGATTCGGTGGTGGTGGAAGTTAAAAAAGATCGGGCGATTTATATTCCCAATGCCATCAGTCCGAATGGCGATGGCGTAAATGAATATTTTTACGTACAGAGCAAACGCAATAATGTAGTGGTAAATAAAATGAGCATTTTTGACCGCTGGGGTAACCTCGTATTTAAAACAGAAAACGTTCCTGTTAACCAGGAGCGTAGCGGATGGGATGCGAAATTTAAGGGAGAACCCGTTCAAAGTGGGGTTTTCGTTTACCTGGTCGAACTGGAATTCATTGACGGTTTCGTCCTGATGAAGCAAGGAGATGTGACGGTGATCCGGTAA
- a CDS encoding YdeI/OmpD-associated family protein, giving the protein MNPTFFKNTTEWRQWLKENHNNAQELWLGYYKKNSGKENYTWSESVDEAICYGWIDGLRKSVDEESYMIRFTPRRPTSIWSAVNIEKVKTLIEKGLMRPAGIQAWEKRQEKKTKVYSFEQEHQELREDYIQTLKTNPRAWLFFSKKLAPSSRKISIHWVMSAKQEATRLRRLSILIESSEQELKVPLLRAGEKKK; this is encoded by the coding sequence ATGAACCCGACCTTTTTTAAGAACACAACCGAATGGCGCCAATGGCTGAAAGAAAACCACAACAATGCCCAGGAATTATGGCTGGGTTATTACAAGAAAAATTCAGGCAAGGAAAATTATACCTGGTCCGAATCTGTTGATGAAGCCATCTGTTACGGCTGGATAGACGGGCTTCGCAAATCCGTTGACGAGGAAAGTTATATGATCCGTTTCACCCCACGCAGGCCCACCAGTATCTGGAGTGCCGTCAATATTGAAAAAGTTAAAACACTAATCGAAAAAGGGTTGATGCGCCCTGCCGGTATCCAGGCATGGGAAAAGCGGCAGGAAAAAAAAACAAAGGTTTATTCTTTCGAACAAGAGCATCAGGAGCTTCGTGAAGATTATATACAAACCTTAAAAACCAATCCCCGCGCCTGGTTATTCTTTTCTAAAAAACTGGCTCCTTCCTCCAGAAAAATATCCATCCACTGGGTGATGAGCGCCAAACAGGAAGCAACACGTTTGCGCCGGCTGAGCATCCTGATCGAATCCTCGGAACAGGAATTGAAAGTACCGCTATTGAGGGCCGGGGAAAAGAAAAAATGA
- a CDS encoding ATP-dependent helicase, with translation MAGSTKDIRHYNKAFTEALDMLNDAQREAVEQIEGPVLTIAGPGTGKTHMLTARIGRILMETDAQPHNILCLTFTDAGVVAMRERLLEFIGPEAHRVHIFTFHSFCNTIIQNHLELFGRHELEPLNELERVELIRQLIDDLDVDHPLKKGRADIYYYEGHLYDLFKRMKAEDWTVATVHEAINSFLESLPEREEYIYKVNRRDTKKGELKTAKIEETQRRMDLLRASVDLFPLYQEAMDKARRYDFDDMILWVLRAFDQHESLLRNYQEQYLYFLVDEYQDTNGAQNELLQKLIGFWDNPNVFIVGDDDQSIYEFQGARLKNLVDFHDQYEQDLKLVVLKNNYRSSGAVLKLAENLIRFNQKRIVNSLAARGVDKSLIASHPDFAKTKVNPKIISWPDRWQEITGIVYEIERLRQSGIKLEEIAVIYAQHRQADNLFALLEKKGIPYNSRRKVNILDLPLIRNLRMFMEYLQLEYRRPFSGEYLLFKVLHLAFLGISPQDLASLSLFMAKQEEPDHYWRRVIGDPGELKKAGVKHPDSFLKFAALTDELQLALANESIPAFMEKLINRSGLLKYITEHPEKLWLMQVLNTFFTFIRQESIRRPRMTLSRLQELLGSMDDNRLQIGLEKVIQAHEGVHLLTAHGAKGLEFRYVFLLDCVKDFWEPRNRSSYRFVMPDTLTFSGEEDAMEARRRLFFVAMTRAKEGLYLSHSRMEKGKPLQRAVFVDEIADYNGVEKLELEVPEAQLVEATFLQLQEVARPKLDLMEKAAVDALLQDFSLSVSAMNMYLKCPLGFYYERVLRVPTLMSEAAAYGTAMHNALQRLFDKMLMSKTRSFPDISNFLRFFENEMLRQKVHFAHKEYERRLEMGKRNLEALYQQKIQHWHKNVRVELVIKNVEIDGVPVNGTLDKLEWYEGMSAHIVDYKTGSTNTSKLAKMTDSNPLGGIYRRQLIFYKLLYENSTGASHTVTHSFIQYLEPDEKGVFVEKEIRILPEETEAVKKMIVMTHRNIMEHQFYEGCGEPDCSWCSFVKDNVFPERFSDPEIEALDDNM, from the coding sequence ATGGCCGGATCAACAAAGGATATTCGTCATTATAATAAAGCTTTTACCGAGGCGCTTGACATGCTCAACGATGCGCAGCGTGAGGCCGTGGAGCAGATCGAAGGCCCTGTACTTACCATTGCCGGACCAGGAACGGGAAAAACCCACATGCTCACCGCCCGCATCGGGCGCATCCTTATGGAGACCGATGCCCAGCCCCACAATATTCTTTGTCTGACTTTCACGGATGCCGGGGTCGTGGCCATGCGGGAGCGGCTTCTTGAATTTATTGGCCCGGAGGCGCACCGGGTTCACATTTTCACCTTTCATTCTTTTTGCAATACCATCATTCAAAATCACCTGGAATTATTCGGTCGGCACGAACTGGAACCGCTGAACGAACTGGAAAGGGTGGAGCTCATTCGCCAGCTTATCGATGACCTGGATGTGGATCATCCGCTTAAAAAAGGGCGCGCGGATATCTATTATTACGAAGGGCATTTGTATGACCTGTTCAAAAGAATGAAAGCGGAAGACTGGACCGTTGCTACGGTGCACGAAGCTATCAATAGTTTCCTGGAGAGTTTGCCGGAAAGAGAGGAATACATTTATAAAGTCAACCGAAGAGATACCAAAAAAGGGGAACTCAAAACGGCCAAAATAGAAGAAACACAGCGGCGCATGGATTTATTACGGGCTTCGGTGGACCTTTTTCCTTTGTACCAGGAAGCCATGGACAAAGCCCGAAGGTATGATTTTGACGATATGATCCTGTGGGTGCTGCGGGCCTTTGATCAGCATGAATCCTTATTGCGCAATTACCAGGAGCAATACCTCTATTTTCTCGTCGATGAATACCAGGATACCAACGGCGCCCAGAACGAGCTGTTGCAAAAGCTCATAGGGTTTTGGGACAATCCCAATGTTTTTATCGTTGGCGATGACGACCAGTCGATTTATGAATTTCAGGGCGCCCGTTTGAAAAATCTCGTCGATTTTCATGATCAGTACGAACAGGATCTGAAACTGGTGGTGCTCAAAAATAACTACCGGTCTTCCGGGGCGGTATTAAAACTGGCCGAAAATCTCATTCGGTTTAACCAAAAAAGAATTGTCAACAGCCTGGCAGCCCGCGGGGTAGATAAATCCCTGATCGCTAGTCATCCTGATTTTGCCAAAACCAAAGTGAACCCAAAAATCATCTCCTGGCCCGATCGCTGGCAGGAAATCACCGGAATTGTTTATGAAATAGAACGGCTCCGGCAATCGGGGATAAAGCTGGAAGAAATAGCCGTGATCTATGCACAACACAGGCAGGCCGACAACCTCTTTGCCCTGCTTGAAAAGAAAGGCATTCCTTACAACAGCCGACGAAAAGTAAATATTCTCGATCTGCCCCTGATCCGTAACCTGAGGATGTTCATGGAATATCTCCAATTGGAATACCGCCGGCCGTTCAGTGGAGAATATTTATTGTTTAAAGTATTACATCTGGCATTCCTGGGTATTTCTCCCCAAGACCTGGCATCCCTGAGTCTTTTCATGGCCAAACAGGAGGAACCGGATCATTATTGGCGTCGGGTCATCGGTGATCCGGGGGAATTGAAAAAAGCCGGAGTTAAACATCCTGATTCTTTTTTGAAATTCGCCGCACTTACGGATGAACTTCAGCTGGCCCTTGCCAATGAATCCATCCCTGCTTTCATGGAGAAACTCATCAACCGCAGCGGATTGCTAAAATATATCACAGAGCATCCTGAAAAACTGTGGCTCATGCAGGTGTTGAACACCTTTTTTACGTTCATTCGCCAGGAGAGTATTCGCCGACCGAGGATGACCTTGTCCCGGTTGCAGGAGTTACTGGGAAGTATGGATGACAACCGGCTTCAAATTGGGCTGGAAAAGGTGATCCAGGCCCACGAAGGGGTTCATTTGCTGACGGCCCACGGTGCCAAGGGGCTGGAGTTCCGGTATGTGTTCCTGTTGGATTGTGTTAAGGATTTCTGGGAGCCCAGGAACCGCAGTTCCTACAGATTCGTGATGCCTGATACCCTCACCTTTTCTGGGGAAGAAGATGCCATGGAGGCCCGGCGACGCCTGTTTTTTGTCGCCATGACCCGGGCCAAGGAAGGATTGTATCTTTCTCACAGTCGGATGGAAAAAGGAAAACCGCTGCAGCGGGCTGTTTTTGTAGATGAAATTGCCGATTATAACGGGGTGGAAAAACTTGAACTGGAAGTGCCGGAAGCGCAATTGGTGGAAGCGACTTTCCTGCAATTGCAGGAAGTGGCCCGCCCGAAACTCGACCTCATGGAAAAAGCTGCAGTCGATGCTTTATTACAGGATTTTAGCCTCAGTGTTTCGGCCATGAACATGTATTTGAAATGCCCGCTTGGATTTTATTATGAGCGTGTCCTCCGGGTGCCCACCCTCATGAGCGAAGCTGCCGCCTATGGTACCGCCATGCATAATGCCTTGCAGCGTCTTTTTGACAAAATGCTGATGTCAAAGACGAGATCCTTTCCGGATATTTCAAATTTTTTACGGTTTTTTGAAAATGAAATGTTGCGGCAGAAAGTCCATTTTGCTCACAAGGAATACGAAAGACGCCTTGAAATGGGGAAACGAAACCTCGAAGCTTTGTACCAACAGAAAATTCAACATTGGCACAAAAATGTCAGGGTGGAACTGGTTATAAAAAATGTGGAAATCGATGGAGTACCGGTCAATGGAACCCTCGATAAATTAGAGTGGTACGAAGGAATGAGTGCTCACATTGTCGATTATAAAACAGGCAGCACCAATACGTCGAAATTGGCTAAAATGACCGATTCCAATCCTTTGGGCGGCATTTATCGCAGGCAGCTGATCTTTTATAAATTGCTTTATGAAAATTCAACAGGGGCAAGCCATACGGTGACTCATTCATTCATCCAATACCTCGAACCGGATGAAAAGGGTGTTTTTGTCGAGAAAGAAATCCGTATTTTGCCGGAGGAGACGGAAGCGGTAAAAAAAATGATCGTTATGACTCATCGCAATATCATGGAACATCAGTTTTATGAAGGGTGCGGCGAACCTGATTGTTCCTGGTGTTCCTTTGTAAAAGACAATGTTTTCCCGGAGCGTTTTAGCGATCCGGAGATTGAAGCACTGGACGATAATATGTAA
- a CDS encoding paraquat-inducible protein A, with product MTPRNIVAVALILISLSCLYPGLTFPILSIHIGAKLPLIGEIGLYDSTQSIIKTIRTLWKNDNNLVANLILLFSVIVPLVKALILMVVLFFKQIKNRTFLHWFVAIISKWSMADVFVVGVFLAFLATNSDDNIHAELHEGFYYFLAYCILSIAATQVINIGEKDKI from the coding sequence ATGACACCCAGAAATATCGTGGCCGTGGCCCTGATTCTTATCTCCCTGAGCTGTCTATATCCAGGATTGACCTTCCCCATTCTGAGTATTCACATAGGAGCCAAACTGCCGCTCATCGGAGAGATCGGATTGTACGACAGTACCCAAAGCATCATAAAAACCATACGCACCCTTTGGAAGAATGATAACAACCTTGTGGCCAACCTCATTTTATTGTTCAGCGTGATCGTCCCCCTCGTCAAGGCGCTTATTTTAATGGTAGTTCTGTTCTTCAAACAAATAAAAAACCGTACATTTCTGCACTGGTTCGTTGCCATCATCAGCAAATGGTCTATGGCAGACGTATTTGTAGTGGGTGTTTTCCTGGCTTTTCTGGCAACAAATTCCGATGACAACATCCATGCAGAACTACATGAAGGTTTTTATTATTTCCTGGCTTATTGCATCCTTTCGATTGCAGCGACGCAGGTCATTAATATTGGCGAAAAAGACAAAATTTAA